The Vespa velutina chromosome 2, iVesVel2.1, whole genome shotgun sequence sequence CGGTGTTAACTTTTTTCGTCGTATTATCAATCGTCatatcataatcgttattcttCGAATTCGTATCCATCCTTGAAGAGTCATCAGATTTTTGCGTAAACGGTTTTATAGGAGATTGAGGACTATtcaaagagaagggaaaaatagTAGCTGATGAGCCAGTAGGCGTAGCGCGTGGAGGAGAAGCTGGTGTACTCGCTAAACTTTCCGATGTTGGGCTGCCATTAAGAGGTAAAAAACTGGGAGTTTTGGATGGTTTACTTCCAGCTTGAATGGCGATTGGCTGAGAACGTGATTTTTCTTTGCGGCTATTGACCCGTATTCTTCGGTTGTTCCGTCCAATCATGCCCGTATTTAGATTAATATAATCTTGTTCTAAATTTGGTCTAGCCTTAAAAGACATTTCTACGTATCCTTCAGGAGGTCGTCTAGGTTGAGGTAAATCAACCGGAGCTGTTCTTGTACTACCTTTAAAAATAATGGTATGTTATAACATAACGCAAAGTAAAATTAGTTTTCTACTAAGTTTATAATGAATTCTCATATCTTAAGTTATCTACCTGGTGGGCCATTTGTTTGAATGCAATCTTCCTGCATAGGAGATGGAATTTGTTTGGGACTTGCGCCTGATAGTGACCAATCCTCCATATTACCGtccattttcatatataaaccCTCTGCTTCTTCCACCGGTTTTAAGGTCGTAATGACGGGTTTGTGTGTAGAAGCCGAAGTTGATACATGAATATGACTATGGTTCTGATTGGCAGTGAtagaattattgttattattacgattgatctgcaaaaaaaatattttaaaaaatgtaaaaaatattcaaaacaatagttattaaataaagtttatacGCTTAAAATATGAAGTACCTTATTTAAGCCGCTCATGTCGACGTACGAGGCAGTGGTCGATGTAGGCGGTTGTCCAGGAGACATATCGACGTAGGAACTAGTGTCGGTGGTGGCAGTAGAATATGACTGTGATTGTGACTGTGAATAAGAAGGGGGAGAAGAAAGAGTTACTGGAACGCTTTGTCTCGTAAAGTCTAATTCCATAAGATCTTCCATTCGCTCGGAGGCACCAGAACAACCAGAATTATGACCCCAAGAACTGGATAATAAGGGTGCGGAACttgatttatttgaattgGAATTATCCGAACTAGATGGCAAGGGAGTTGTAACTACATTAGCTAGTCTGCCAAGTTCGGGTCTCTTTGAACGACTGCCTACAGAGAATGCTCTCACTCTACTTGCTTCCTGCTGAGTAATATCTAACctaaaatttcaagaaaataaaaatcatttaatttatatcatatatatcttatattaaacaattaattcatTAGTAAAAGTGTTCTATTGGTACCTATTTTTACGATGCTTATTAGTTGGTTCTGGTCTAGATCCAACTGAATATGCTCTAGTTGGTCTAGCTTGCAGATCTTCCCCTGGTGCAAGGAAGCTGGTTACTTTATCTAAGTGATACTCAGAGAAACGTAAATCTGTGCTAGGTGTGCCGGAAGTTACGGAGCAACTACTACCACCGTGTTGTGACATGTCATCTGGAAAATGACCATTATGACTGGTCGATGGATCCATATCTACATAACCATCATCGCCAACACGGGCCATTGGAACATAACCATCAGGTAAAACATTCGTCTCCTCCACGAGAGACGATGCACGAGAATGGGAATGAGCTGTCGTCGCTGGACTCATGGGCATGTAAGCTGCACTGCGTCCAGGACTCGAACCACAAGGACTATACATTTCTACATAGGAACTCTGCTGTcaaaagattaaatatatgcatatcaaaatattgtaagaaaataattcaactttaatattcatttgtaaagtatttttttaatatatttaagaaattacaataattcaCCTGTGATGGAGAATGGGATTTAAAGTTTGGCGAGTATTTATGGTGTGAATGCGTCGTAGACCATGGAGCATAATCGTCACCATTCTCTTCTAGAATAACCGGCTCGTCAGGAGTCAAAGAATGACCATATCTCGAACCGGTACCttcttctaaaatattttcaccaCCATCCtccatagaaagagaagacccAGCTGAGTCGGTCGAGCATGCTCCCGAGGCTGGGCTGATCGGCATCGAAGAAACTGGTGGAGAATAAGATAGACCTCGTCCATACATAGAGTGAGGTCTGGGTACGTGAGATATGAAATGAGAACTTCTAGGATGACTCAAGACAACCGTGCCTGGATGACATTCGCTTGTTGTCCGAGCTCTTGATGGCAAACTGTCGCATCTGTCACGTCCGGTGGTACCTGGAAACACACTTATTATAATCATCCCCTGAAgatgtgttttttttattaacaaagagTATAAAAAGCCAATATCATCGTCCCAGCAACAGCAGCGGTTAGTTTATTCGCATATATCCATCcactttgtatttatatagttttatatattcacattGTTTATTGGTTagttttcttaaaatatatatttatatatggttCAAGCAATGAACAATGATTATAGTAAGGGAATACGTGATATTACAATGCGCGAAGAAACCAAATGGAAGATATGTACCAGAACAATTCGAAGAAATATTCGACGGAATCGCAGCTCGAAAATTGACGAGCAAGGAAGAGGTTTATAACGAATCGAAAGGAGGTAAAAACGAAAAGCCGTCTTCTTTGCGGAGAATCGTGCATCTTCTGGCATGCAAGCGGAAGCTTACATCTATGGCCTTTCCTCGAAATTCGAGTCACGAGTAATACATTACAACCGTGACTCGATGCGTTCATCACGAGCATCAAATTGGATTGAAAACAGACAGTGGAGTAGTGGCAGAAACATtgaaatagaaggaaagaaagaaagagacagtaagagaaagagaaagtgagagagagagatatctctGACTGCTTTAACATATGACGAAACGAAAATACATACAGCGTAAAACAGATCTTTTGGATGATTGCGTTTGATTGATAATAACAGCAGCTAAGGGCAGCGACAAGGTTCTCTGATGGGATATTATTGCGGTTGTGGTTGTAGTGGTTGCGGTGGCGGTCGTTGTGATGGTGATGGTTGTCGTTGTAGTAGTTGTACTTGTTGTGACATGAGCGGATTGGGAATTATTGACGGAATGGGGATGACTTGCTACCGAATGACGACGTCTAGTAGCAGTGGCACAGTTGACATTAATCGAGGCAATCCCAGCAGTCCCAGCCCCGGTACCGGCAACGGCTGCAAACCACACAGCTCTCACTGTCGCACAACTACCATTTTTTAGCGTGCATTTCTTGTAAGTATCATCAGATACATCATACATAACTCGCCGTGCTGTTAAGCCTGATTTTCGGACGTACGTTCAAACGTTACAATCGGTTAACGAAATCAATGACAATATTTCAAACGGTGTAAGTACTCTTTCATAGCGAAAATGCCGAATTTTGAAATCATATTCGCTTGAATACTTAAAGTTGATATAGATGAAACTGAatgtaacataaatataattaagccTCATTTATAGGATATACCTTTGCCCTTTCcgtgtatttacatatatgtgcATTCATTAAATACCATATtggaaatatcaattaaattgaaaagtcATTGGAATTATTAGTAATACTCGATTTGGAAAACTAAaccaaaatttaatttgaccCATATGCACATGCTAGTTATGTTATTTTACCAAATaccacaatatatatatatatatatatatatatatatatatatatatatatatatatcaaaaataagaatattattatttcatgtgTTTATCAAGATttcaattgttatataaagAATAGTCTATTGTTGCTTCTTAGACAAATGATTgaccatttttaaaatatcgtatATGTTATAACCCATATAGTTGAAAAACTGTATATACAAGTTTCATACAAGCagaattgaaataaaagaaaatattaagagaATATCGTGCCACATTATACGCGTTATCGttctttgtttataatttGCAAATCCCGTATAAAGAAAAGCATACAGCTACTGTGACAGAGAACAGACCCGTGAATGTATTGGAAGAAGAACTCTGAGATTGACTACACTGTGCGGGGGCAGAGGCAGTAGTGGTCTGTTCCTGCAACGGATCCACCTGTTCCTTGCACGTCCTTTGTTCCTCTGTAAAGCCCGCAACCCACTTGTGTTACTCTAAAGCTGAGTTCTTAAGAATACATATAGTGATTCagcttatattttataaataacaatttaaaatttgCACAGTTATGGTTTAATGTAAAGTAAGCGATGATATATCCCAGAGGATACTTCACATTCGTATCTAGAAAAAACATTGTAAGAATCCTTAAAGTGCACAAGCCCGCAAATGAAGAATCATCTGCAAAGTAGGTATGACATGGTGCACCTTGAAccatttagatatatttacatcGAGTAGAAGCATGTCTGATTAACTGACCACACTGAATAACCATAACTGACATTGTATAATGAAGTTAcctaaatgataatatatgtatcaatTACGTTACTACTTTGCTTACCTAGAGGCGAGAAGCTATGAAGTTTTTGCCCTGTGTGCCGTCGTTGAAGCACAGAGATGGGTTTACTAGCTTCATTTGCCGAGGAACTACGCATCCTTTGTCGAGGCCCAATCTCGTCTTTACAGGTATTGGAATTACTCATTGCATTTAATATTGCAGCGTGCATGTTGTGCGcaatgttattatcttcagCTTCCATCCAAAATTCACCACCTCCAGTTACTGCAGATCTACCAACTTCCATATAAAAAATGCGTTCCATATAACCACACCGCCTGATGCAGATTAACTgtaaattaaaacattaatccattaaaaattttcatgaaaattctACAGACATCAAGACTGCAATAATAagttatacaaataaaatacttGGTACATCTATTAAACAATCTGAAGATACTTACAGAGAATTCAATAGAATCGGAGTTGCCTTGAGTTCCAATTTTTACTAGACTTAGCGTGCGATCTGTGAGACATAACCTGTACGGTCCATTgatattctttcgttctccAAGTCCTTTCTTCTGCATAGTAACTTGCCACACATGTTCTgacaaaatacataataaaattaaaaagaatatagaaatatataaccaaataaattatgatatatttatgtgattatatcaattagatactttacatataaataattattttagatattgttcaggaaaatacatttatttataattatttactaataatgaaatgttttgatcaaatcaaattaatgataaaaacttaAACAAAAGAAcacaattttattgataattccAACGTGTATGAGTtgtaaacagaaaaaaactattgtaaaaattaattgcacCGTcgtaaaagcaaaaataatcCTTAAAATCGATAGATCACCAAAAACATTTGAAGTGGCAGATATAAAGTAATTTTGTGCACAATTTTCGCGCTTTTCGTAACGTACACACGCACGTGGAACGTGCGCACGTTCAGAGCAATACGACAAAATACAAATCGtgtatggaaaaaataaataaataaatatgtaaacaaataaataaaaagattttttaccGAACGTAGGGCGAGGCTGTTCTCCATCGGGTACATCGCCACTCTGGAGGAGCAGCATTGCTTTCAACCACTCATTCAGTTCTTTTTCGTTGTCGAGAATCAAACAAAAGCATTCGTCCTTCGTATACAACGCTATGACGTGCTTGTGCTTCGTGTCGACGCGCTTGTTGATATTGAAGCAGCTGTGCAGCAGGATGCTGCGTTTAGGCGACTGTTTGCTTTCGAACTTCTTCTTGCTGTCATAATATTCCAAACAAGCGAGATATCCCGGTGCCTCACCCCTTAAGacaaaatactttttctttaaggTTTTCAGTTTTTTTAAATGTCCGCAGCATACAATTGGCCCACCTGAGGGAGAGACCAAACCTCTGTTGCCCGAAGACATTGCCTCGATCACGATCGGAAAAGTCCTTGTGAGAAACCAAGAAGTCGGCGACGGGTTCCCCTGTCGCGCGTAAATATcgttctctcactctttctctttttctctttctctctctctccctctctctctttctttctccctcttacaTTTTACTTTCGAACGAACGTGGCTCGAACGTGCCGCGCGCTTCAATACTCGGAACTCGCGCGGAAGTCCATCGTACGCACGGCAATGCGCTCGGCGATGCACTCTACTGTTAAGGATCAAGGCAAAATTATCGAGagcaagcgagagagagagagagagcaagtgTTCCCACCCTAGCACAGGCGTCAGGTGGAAACGCTCTCCGTCTTCAATTCTTCTACGTCAATGATCACTAAGTTGTCTATTAAGAAAACGACGTCctcgttgtttctttttgtgtttttttcgCTTCTTGAATCGTCGTTTAGCGATCTAAACGTAACGATTAAAAGTAGGAGGATCGGCCAAACCGTTCTCTTGAGCATGACGCGCACTGTCGATATTATCGCGCGTCGATTGAGCTCGTGTCGCGcgtgatttcttttctcgatttccctctctctctcccccctctcactctctttctttctcttcgtataACCTCCCCTCCACCTTTCACCTTCTTCGTTACAACTTCACACACTTTTCTCTTGGTATGGTTTTTACACTGATTTTATACAGTCAcccatatgtacacatatacacgtacactGATATTTTCTGACTTCTTCGAAAGAACGCAATCAAATGTTTAGGAAGAAGTCCATGCAAAGCATCATCGATGTATAGTAGGAAGCACGTGTCAATGGTAAATAAGCGAATGCACGCCGCACGGCAGCGCGGTGCATGTGCACTCGCAACGCGCGCTAAGGGCGTTCCATCCAAAGATCCCCCTCCCCTTGCAATCCCACCATTCCTTCCAGCGCCTTCCGCAAACTTAGTTTACGATCGACACGACTCTGCTCGACACTACAGAAGAAGATAACACTTCGTTCGTCGTCTTCTGCTACCCACCCTCTCTTTTACTCATGCAAGAAAGAGGTTAGGATACGATGCCTTTCAACATACGTCTTTATATACGTCAAGCCACAAATCAACGActgtgtctctctttttcgctctTTCGTCCTCGATGTCACCAAAGTTCACCTGTcagacgacaataacgaagtATGAagttttaatcgaaaaattccAAGGAATCAGCATGCTATCTTGGAACACAGGAGGTTACGGGTCGACGACACTACGAGGTATTCACGCGCCGCCTACAAAAGGCCGtcgtcctttctttctttctttcttccttacttttttcttctttctttactttttccgTTTTCCTTCTTGCTGTCTCTATTAGTAAAGCGCAACCGCAAAGTAGCTTCTTACCATAGGAATTCTGCACCTGTTTATCGCGCGAACGCACGATTTACTGCGTGAGCCTTTGATCGCGCgccatccctctctctttacctctctctctcttgcgagcgagcgaacgagcgcgCCTATATACGAagatgtaaaagagaaagaaacagagagagaaacagaacgAAGACTCGGTGTTGCATCGACGCGACAAACGCATACACATGCGCGCAGAGTTTACCGCGGCGTACACGGAAAAGAGACggataggaagagagaagagctACGTTACACACGcgcgtgagagagaaagaaaaagagagaaagaaagagagagagagagagagagagagagagagagagagaaagggaaaaagaaaaagagcgaaaaagagaaagaaagagtagaggaaaatgaacgagagagggagagatgaCGCGACGACACACGCAAGTGGGTGGTTGAACCCCTCTTATCGTTGCCCGACTGCCTGACTGGCTGGCGTGTTACAAATGCAGCTCGCTCTTGTGCGAACAAATAGGCTACTGCCAAGGGCAGCGCCGATATTCTTTCACGCGCAATACCGTACGATCGACGTCAAAACAAAACCGCCGCCACTACTGTCGTTGCTTCTATCCTTGTCCTCGTGTCGTGCTCGAAGTggtcttctcttttatattcacGTTCTTGTGTCTTTTATTTatgctgtttctttttttcaaagatcaCAAATCATACCATGCGATCAGCAACGAAAAAAACGTTATATCGCGGTTACGGGGGGGGTCACGTTCGATcgcgaaaaagaaacaacgtaAAGGCGTCGTGATGAATATACGCAGCAGATACACATACctccctcttttctccctctccctttacCCTACTGCCTCAACGAGGTAAGAATCtgtttttcctcttattcctcttcctctctttctctctcttcttctccccaCTACTTTGTACCTTTCCCTTACACTCCGCGCAATCTCGCACGATGAGAACACAAATATCGCGTCACTCAAAACAATTGTAACCCACGCTAATGTCGTATCACCGAAGAACCATACGAACGTGACACTGCAACAATATTCGTCGACGTAGCTATGAAGATACAATGTATGAAAAAGATAGGCACGAAATTGATATCGTCCTCCTTGTCAATCGTTTTTCACGACACGGAAGCTCGTGTTTGCTCGGCACTCGTCAACGACACGCCTGAGAAAAGACGGTATGCTCACTCGTATCCATCTTGTAAAGGTCATGTGTACACCGAGGCTTCGCGCTGCTGCTGCTTGTAAACAAGATGTACGCAGGCGCCAGCGTGTCGAGTGGTGGTAGCGACGGTCGACAGCAACGACTACTCGATACGCAGTACGACTATCgtactatatatatgcatttatacatACCATCTATTTTACGTATCTGATAGAGCACGCTCGTCCCGCCATGAATTTTGCACGACACGACGCAATGTATTCCATGCCATCTTGTGACAGAATTATGCAATAGACATCTTTGATATGaacatatgttttttttttattagatatggGATGTTAACCTCttgcatttaatatatttatttaataattatagcaAATCACTCTaagcaattttttataaaatattatatttgcatACAACCACGATACTAATGAGTATGTAccaaataacattattttaatacacaaatataatttctttttctactttttaataacaatttataataacaactaAATTATTTCTCTGAAAATAAACTGTaagtattgtttatatatgatGGCACTCGaatgtaaataattcaataatcaatattatttttggatAAATTATGTAAgagttgaaatttatttaacgtgcctatttattcatatatatatgatatatatatacatatatatatatatatatatatatatatatatacacatacaaaaaatatatatatatataaatcaaatcaatAAATCCTTAACAATTATCAGcaattttataacattacAGTAGTATTCTACTAGTATTTTAGTACTATAGATAGTAGTATTTTACTATCTCTAGACAATACGTTTAAAAAGGCACTATCTGTGATTTTTTGATATTCCAACCGTTATTCATACCGTTTGATTCACCTTAAAAAGCTCTATCACAAGCTATAAAGAAAATCATCAatgcattaatatttaaagtgTATAAAATTAGTATTTTGAACGTTACTGCTTTCTTTTGTTATATGTTATTGCAAAAAACATAAGAGTTTTAACAAATCAAAAACTTTAAGGGCTTTTTTCAAAactgatttataaaaatactacggcaaaaaaaaaataatactatttataatacatctaCAAATAACACATCAgtcacgataataattctggcataataatcgttgttaaagagtaatatatataaaaatataatactattttaatgtataaaaataaattgtactcTTTAATTCTTCCCTTAAGTTTAGTTTTTTTTGCAgtcttttaaattttaccaATAATGTAGAAtctaacaatataaaataatctatattgTGTAAAAAATACTGTttatatcaaatgaaaaaataaactatacATTAACTGATTATGCatgaattacaaataaaagagatagttGCATAAACTTAAATCTGGTTccatttgaatattttgtcCAACGAGTGATACAAGTTTATGAGCATATTGACATGGAGCAGGTACTCTTATGGTACCAGGccaattgtaatataaatgacaAAGTTTATATGTAAAACGTTGTATGTGATCAGGCTTCATATTTGATCCATCATAAGCAACGATATAATGCGTTGGCGTTACTGTGCCAGCACGTATACTTTGAGGTATAAggaaaaaatcgtaaaaattagGTCTTGTTatagaaaaatcaatgataGTTCCAGATGCAGGATTGATTAAATTTCCTTGCTGGAAATTTTGAGAAAATTACACAATACTCTAATTAGTTATGTCATGAAACTATTTTCACaacattatagttattttggTACTCACGTTCTCACAAAATAAACGAGTATTAATTCGCTTCTGTACAACAATTACACTAAGTTGTGGTTTGTAATCAGGATCTATATGTGTGAATGTTGCCAACAATTGTTTAACTTCATATTTGGCAATAGTGTCAATTTGTCCATCACCAACGCCATCACGATAAACAATTATACGATTTGGATTACTTCCATTATGCTGAAATAATGGCTTTCATGAAATCATcttctaatattataaaaataaataaatataataacttatatatagtatatatatgaaaatatagaaaaaagttcaagatataaattaaaagttgctaaaaaatgttcttttttatattagatatcaagtgcatgcaatatatatatatatacatatatatatatatatatgtatatatatatgtatatatatatatatatatatatatatacacatacacacatgtatatatgcattactTTTTTAAACGCATTAATAGCAGAAATTAAGCAGATCTgtaataaatctattatttcttgGTGTGCTCCTTGTAAACAGATCTTACTGTACCAcgatgttaataatttatccaTACTAGCTACAAATCCAGCTACACTTCCTCGTCTTCCTTCTCCTAAACCAGGATGATATACGTCTATTCCACATACCATACATTTAtcctgtaaaatattttactatttacgcataattctttaaatatatttaaaacatcctatatgtacacatacaaatGGAATGTTCACTGCCCAAAGAGCACCGCCTAGTTTACAATTCATTTGTAAAGCTATTTTTTGTGTTATACTTCTCAATTTATCAGGACGAGAAAGGCTCCTTGACATTATAACTTGCGATGGAATAGGTTTTTCTACGCAACACAAcctatatcaatattaatactttAGTTCTATTAGCattgataataacatttcaatcataaaaaatttgtgaaaaaCTTCTTACTTTTTAACTGCAGAATATCGATCAGTACGATTGGTGGGGAAAACAATAACCACCATTTCAACATCATCATTAATAATGTAACGAAGTTTACGCAAGTATGTATCAGTTCTATCATCTTTTAAAGAAACTTCATGGGGAATGTTAATTTGTAGGcctaaatttaatgaaatattaaggAGCGTTTTGATAAATGCTGTAGCGTATTTTGTATCTCGttgagaatagaaaatataccaatttttcaaattcggctgaaataatttttttttattagaaattttgcaGAAAATTATGTTGTAATGAAGTTGTGGCAATTGTACTTACAGCACGTAAAGCatgattattaatcatttcaatATGCCACTCAGCATTTGATTTTCCCTGTATCATCTTATTTTTaccaaaatatatatgttcagGCATTAGAACACGTCCTTTCAAATGAGTTAGATCATCATCAATATGTAAACCCCATGCAGATAGTATTTCCTGTGTTAcgctgtttttttttatttcatgtaaAAAATTCCTTATTATATCACGACGATTGTTAGGAGAAACTTTCGTAATTGTATTAAgatctttcataattttacaatCTGATCTGATACTATCCGTTAATCCAGCGACGTAACATAATTCAGGTACTAAAAGTGTGAGTTTTTCGTGTGTCTGAAAAAAATTCCctttattttccaattttcttATACTTGCAATTATTGTAACagcaaagaatataaaatatctaataaacgAAAAGTATATGTACCTGTCCAGTAggtaatttttcattagaacGGTGTACTAAAAGTGGCtggtttttatctttaatttctaaactccaatgatttttataataatctatcATAGTCGTTTTCATACCTTGTCTTTCAAATTCAAACATTGGATTTTTATCCCATGCAATGTCATCGATACGATAggtcttattattatatcgagtTAGAACACTAGACCCAACAACTTCCATtgttatataatctttataatgctcttggttttttttatgaaattcaattctaaaaaataaatgtttatcatgttttttcattaatgttttttacattatgtgaatattacatatatatatatggtctTTATAAAACTACATTTATAGTATTTATGAGaaagtttaatatataaaataaataaaaattaaaaattccctataaatatatatttaaaaatatttggaaaCTACAAGAAAATTGCAATTTAATAGTAAAacagtattatttatatttgcttttaatattgtatttgtaataaaatattttcaaatatatatttataggaaTTTATTCTAACATTCTGTaaacatgtgtgtatgtgtttacatatatatatatgttcttacATCAAATCTCGAACTGTTTCCATACGCATAACTCGATGTTTTGCATCAATGCAAAGTTTTAATCCACCTTCATATTCATTAATAGCTGTAATATATCCAGGCCAAATTTCTAATTGGTGCTGTGGTACAGTATGAGCACATGCaggattaaaattttgtcTACCGATACGAACAAAATTAAGAGCTCTCATAATACGtccaaaaagaatattaaaaaattgaat is a genomic window containing:
- the LOC124946770 gene encoding insulin receptor substrate 1 isoform X1 translates to MSSGNRGLVSPSGGPIVCCGHLKKLKTLKKKYFVLRGEAPGYLACLEYYDSKKKFESKQSPKRSILLHSCFNINKRVDTKHKHVIALYTKDECFCLILDNEKELNEWLKAMLLLQSGDVPDGEQPRPTFEHVWQVTMQKKGLGERKNINGPYRLCLTDRTLSLVKIGTQGNSDSIEFSLICIRRCGYMERIFYMEVGRSAVTGGGEFWMEAEDNNIAHNMHAAILNAMSNSNTCKDEIGPRQRMRSSSANEASKPISVLQRRHTGQKLHSFSPLEEQRTCKEQVDPLQEQTTTASAPAQCSQSQSSSSNTFTVRAVWFAAVAGTGAGTAGIASINVNCATATRRRHSVASHPHSVNNSQSAHVTTSTTTTTTTITITTTATATTTTTTAIISHQRTLSLPLAAVIINQTQSSKRSVLRCTTGRDRCDSLPSRARTTSECHPGTVVLSHPRSSHFISHVPRPHSMYGRGLSYSPPVSSMPISPASGACSTDSAGSSLSMEDGGENILEEGTGSRYGHSLTPDEPVILEENGDDYAPWSTTHSHHKYSPNFKSHSPSQQSSYVEMYSPCGSSPGRSAAYMPMSPATTAHSHSRASSLVEETNVLPDGYVPMARVGDDGYVDMDPSTSHNGHFPDDMSQHGGSSCSVTSGTPSTDLRFSEYHLDKVTSFLAPGEDLQARPTRAYSVGSRPEPTNKHRKNRLDITQQEASRVRAFSVGSRSKRPELGRLANVVTTPLPSSSDNSNSNKSSSAPLLSSSWGHNSGCSGASERMEDLMELDFTRQSVPVTLSSPPSYSQSQSQSYSTATTDTSSYVDMSPGQPPTSTTASYVDMSGLNKINRNNNNNSITANQNHSHIHVSTSASTHKPVITTLKPVEEAEGLYMKMDGNMEDWSLSGASPKQIPSPMQEDCIQTNGPPGSTRTAPVDLPQPRRPPEGYVEMSFKARPNLEQDYINLNTGMIGRNNRRIRVNSRKEKSRSQPIAIQAGSKPSKTPSFLPLNGSPTSESLASTPASPPRATPTGSSATIFPFSLNSPQSPIKPFTQKSDDSSRMDTNSKNNDYDMTIDNTTKKVNTVNPISIADTNNSLSKIVNDEPPSPSTDSTRVISNSLSLQECTLSSLTKKFADLTVSKPRLVTASPNTSPTLSGFKTAVLQQKSSSPKFIDETPIQTPTSTPTPTPSPLDNEGYEKLQPGATVLHYASLDLPELANVAPVSPASVQEGFSYAEIDFTKLKQN